The following proteins come from a genomic window of Miscanthus floridulus cultivar M001 chromosome 2, ASM1932011v1, whole genome shotgun sequence:
- the LOC136539014 gene encoding pentatricopeptide repeat-containing protein At5g14080 — MTMAPHPCTFLPRLAAAARSLSVSARPRPPPPCPSPTAAVPAFTPHAFHTHLASVAPHLPSLLAALSRARAARLPLLPVTRALAASALLRHGRLPDALAHFSLLPDSDPTAPLPAPLCNSLLAALASSTGSIVHARKVLDRMLAGTVELDTVGFGVFVNATGRKDDGLAEVLRLVDVVGCQVRRVNRSVVVAMAVDGMCREGRIEDAWRALEEMRLRGWKPDFVAYRIVAEGFRVAGRVEEEGRILKQKRKLGVAPRKDEYRECVLVLVSNRLVTEAKEMAEAVVLGNFPIDDDVLNILVGSVSEIDADGATMFCKFMMGKGRFPSTEILVHLCESLCKSGKGEEMWEIFRVLLDKGYCRNARDYHLVVSFLGKAGKVREAYDVLKEVKKKRLEPDISSYNSLMEALCRNDLLRPAKKLWDEMFTSGCNPNLQTYNILITKFTEMGESEEVQQLFDHMFQKGVAPDGATYTSFINMLCQENKYDQALEIFKKSCMQDAGVASSVLSSFILALCRQGNFKVALSVMCNVPSNVENLNSHIILLKYLTDVGEVEMAIEHLKWIRSNCSSNFENVMNELMASLSTSASLQHVTKLIQYLHSQRLVDDADPWMKLMGNVYA, encoded by the exons ATGACGATGGCGCCACACCCCTGCACCTTCCTCCCCcgtctcgccgccgccgcgcgctctCTCTCCGTCTCCGCCCGTCCCCGTCCCCCACCGCCCTGTCCCTCTCCCACCGCCGCCGTGCCCGCCTTCACTCCGCACGCCTTCCACACGCACCTCGCATCCGTCGCGCCGCACCTCCCCTCCCTCCTAGCCGCGCtctcccgcgcccgcgccgcacgGCTCCCGCTCCTCCCGGTCACCCGCGCGCTCGCCGCCTCAGCGCTGCTCCGCCACGGCCGTCTACCCGACGCCCTCGCACACTTCAGCCTCCTCCCGGACTCCGACCCCACCGCCCCTCTACCCGCACCGCTATGCAACTCCCTGCTCGCAGCGCTCGCGTCGTCGACTGGGTCCATCGTCCACGCGCGCAAGGTGCTCGATAGAATGCTGGCGGGAACTGTCGAGCTGGACACCGTCGGGTTCGGGGTGTTCGTTAATGCCACAGGTAGGAAAGATGACGGACTGGCCGAAGTCCTGCGCCTGGTGGATGTGGTGGGCTGTCAAGTGAGACGGGTTAACAGGTCGGTTGTGGTGGCAATGGCTGTCGACGGTATGTGTAGGGAGGGACGAATTGAGGATGCTTGGCGTGCTCTGGAGGAGATGAGGCTACGTGGGTGGAAACCAGATTTCGTGGCCTATAGGATTGTGGCCGAGGGGTTTAGGGTAGCGGGGAGGGTggaggaagaaggaaggatcTTGAAGCAAAAGAGGAAGCTCGGGGTTGCACCTAGAAAGGACGAGTACAGGGAGTGTGTGCTTGTGTTGGTGTCCAACAGGCTGGTTACAGAGGCGAAGGAGATGGCCGAGGCGGTTGTGTTGGGAAATTTCCCAATTGACGATGATGTGCTGAATATTTTGGTCGGTTCAGTGTCTGAGATTGATGCCGATGGTGCCACCATGTTCTGCAAGTTCATGATGGGGAAGGGGAGGTTTCCAAGTACTGAGATACTTGTGCACCTTTGTGAGAGTCTTTGCAAAAGTGGGAAGGGCGAGGAAATGTGGGAGATTTTTAGGGTGCTTTTGGACAAGGGGTATTGTAGAAATGCAAGGGATTACCATTTGGTGGTGTCATTCTTAGGGAAGGCTGGGAAGGTTAGGGAGGCATATGATGTGCTCAAGGAGGTGAAAAAAAAGAGGTTAGAGCCTGACATTTCATCATATAACTCTCTTATGGAAGCGCTGTGTAGAAATGACCTTCTTAGGCCAGCCAAGAAGTTGTGGGATGAGATGTTTACCAGTGGGTGTAACCCAAATCTTCAGACATACAATATACTCATAACAAAGTTTACAGAAATGGGTGAAAGTGAAGAGGTCCAACAACTCTTTGATCATATGTTCCAGAAAGGAGTGGCTCCAGATGGTGCAACATACACGTCCTTCATCAATATGTTGTGCCAGGAAAATAAATATGACCAGGCCCTGGAGATCTTCAAGAAATCTTGTATGCAGGATGCTGGAGTAGCTAGTTCCGTGCTGAGTAGTTTTATACTTGCACTCTGCAGACAAG GTAATTTCAAAGTAGCATTGAGTGTTATGTGTAATGTTCCATCTAATGTTGAGAACTTGAATTCACACATCATCTTGCTGAAGTATCTAACCGATGTTGGGGAAGTGGAGATGGCCATTGAGCACCTAAAATGGATTAGGAGCAACTGCAGCTCTAATTTTGAGAATGTAATGAATGAGCTCATGGCTTCTCTATCCACATCAGCCAGTCTTCAACATGTGACAAAGTTGATACAGTATTTACACTCACAGAGGCTTGTTGATGATGCTGACCCATGGATGAAGTTAATGGGAAATGTATATGCTTGA